In the Limanda limanda chromosome 10, fLimLim1.1, whole genome shotgun sequence genome, one interval contains:
- the stx5a gene encoding syntaxin-5a isoform X1: MTCRDRTTEFQSACKSLQGRQNGIQPSKPALNALRQRSDFTVMAKRIGKDLSNTFAKLEKLTILAKRKSLFDDKAVEVEELTYIIKQDINSLNKQIAQLQDLVRSRGAPGGRHIQTHSNTIVVSLQSKLASMSNDFKSVLEVRTENLKQQRSRREQFSQPPVSSSPLMANNFRSRKKGAQEPHAAREPRYDYQGYTTSNLKESSVLMQDESRSLGDVAINMDNQANPMQLQLIDEQDSYIQSRSDTMQNIETTIVELGSIFQQLAHMVKEQEETIQRIDANVEDTQLNVEGAHTEILKYFQSVSSNRWLMIKIFLVLIVFFIIFVVFFA; the protein is encoded by the exons ATGACGTGCCGTGACCGGACCACTGAGTTCCAGTCAGCCTGTAAATCTCTCCAGGGCAGACAG AATGGAATACAGCCCAGTAAACCAGCTCTCAACGCTCTCAGGCAGCGCAGTGACTTCACAGTTATGGCCAA GAGAATTGGGAAAGACCTCAGCAATACATTTGCCAAACTGGAAAAGCTCACTATCT TGGCAAAGAGAAAATCTCTATTTGACGACAAGGCGGTGGAGGTTGAGGAGTTGACGTACATCATAAAACAA gACATCAACAGTCTAAATAAACAGATAGCACAACTGCAGGACTTGGTGAGGTCCCGCGGAGCTCCGGGTGGTCGGCACATCCAAACCCACTCTAACACTATAGTGGTGTCATTACAG TCCAAACTGGCTTCAATGTCCAATGACTTCAAATCAGTCCTAGAAGTGAGAACAGAG AACCTGAAGCAGCAGCGCAGCAGGAGAGAGCAGTTCTCGCAGCCTCCTGTCTCGTCTTCTCCTCTGATGGCCAACAACTTCA ggAGCCGCAAAAAAGGGGCCCAGGAGCCGCATGCAGCTCGTGAGCCGCGCTATGACTACCAGGGCTATACAACCTCAAATTTAAAAG AGAGCTCAGTCCTGATGCAGGATGAGTCCCGGAGTCTCGGTGATGTGGCCATCAATATGGACAATCAGGCCAATCCCATGCAGCTCCAACTTATTGATGAGCAG GACTCGTACATCCAGAGCCGTTCGGACACCATGCAGAACATTGAGACCACCATCGTGGAACTGGGCTCTATATTCCAGCAGCTGGCGCACATGGTCAAAGAGCAAGAGGAGACGATTCAGAG GATCGATGCAAACGTGGAGGACACTCAGCTGAACGTGGAGGGCGCCCACACAGAGATCCTCAAGTACTTCCAGTCGGTCTCTTCCAACCGTTGGCTGATGATCAAGATCTTTCTCGTCCTCATCGtgttcttcatcatctttgtcGTCTTCTTTGCCTAA
- the stx5a gene encoding syntaxin-5a isoform X2 yields MTCRDRTTEFQSACKSLQGRQNGIQPSKPALNALRQRSDFTVMAKRIGKDLSNTFAKLEKLTILAKRKSLFDDKAVEVEELTYIIKQDINSLNKQIAQLQDLVRSRGAPGGRHIQTHSNTIVVSLQSKLASMSNDFKSVLEVRTENLKQQRSRREQFSQPPVSSSPLMANNFKSSVLMQDESRSLGDVAINMDNQANPMQLQLIDEQDSYIQSRSDTMQNIETTIVELGSIFQQLAHMVKEQEETIQRIDANVEDTQLNVEGAHTEILKYFQSVSSNRWLMIKIFLVLIVFFIIFVVFFA; encoded by the exons ATGACGTGCCGTGACCGGACCACTGAGTTCCAGTCAGCCTGTAAATCTCTCCAGGGCAGACAG AATGGAATACAGCCCAGTAAACCAGCTCTCAACGCTCTCAGGCAGCGCAGTGACTTCACAGTTATGGCCAA GAGAATTGGGAAAGACCTCAGCAATACATTTGCCAAACTGGAAAAGCTCACTATCT TGGCAAAGAGAAAATCTCTATTTGACGACAAGGCGGTGGAGGTTGAGGAGTTGACGTACATCATAAAACAA gACATCAACAGTCTAAATAAACAGATAGCACAACTGCAGGACTTGGTGAGGTCCCGCGGAGCTCCGGGTGGTCGGCACATCCAAACCCACTCTAACACTATAGTGGTGTCATTACAG TCCAAACTGGCTTCAATGTCCAATGACTTCAAATCAGTCCTAGAAGTGAGAACAGAG AACCTGAAGCAGCAGCGCAGCAGGAGAGAGCAGTTCTCGCAGCCTCCTGTCTCGTCTTCTCCTCTGATGGCCAACAACTTCA AGAGCTCAGTCCTGATGCAGGATGAGTCCCGGAGTCTCGGTGATGTGGCCATCAATATGGACAATCAGGCCAATCCCATGCAGCTCCAACTTATTGATGAGCAG GACTCGTACATCCAGAGCCGTTCGGACACCATGCAGAACATTGAGACCACCATCGTGGAACTGGGCTCTATATTCCAGCAGCTGGCGCACATGGTCAAAGAGCAAGAGGAGACGATTCAGAG GATCGATGCAAACGTGGAGGACACTCAGCTGAACGTGGAGGGCGCCCACACAGAGATCCTCAAGTACTTCCAGTCGGTCTCTTCCAACCGTTGGCTGATGATCAAGATCTTTCTCGTCCTCATCGtgttcttcatcatctttgtcGTCTTCTTTGCCTAA
- the zgc:162144 gene encoding RD3 domain-containing protein, with translation MFPWSAVFSLEPKVPGQRTAEELVTNTLMLELGAIVKRTERIRLERITEGLRRRRSSSSTADYSWLADTPTPQPYELTPSDLLELQELCAKIPPAQCGPLIVRFRRMVSQMEPEVHEVARLFRSVLRDCVDEINGNEYIQEQDIVLEKQQRSRSLSFVNFRTKFRTGHFFKGSGMSGSRGNLQQQVDWYDEEEEQEEEDGAEEEIIRARARKGRSMSMPEITPIEQSAQG, from the exons ATGTTTCCTTGGTCCGCGGTTTTCTCCCTGGAGCCCAAGGTCCCTGGCCAGCGCACAGCGGAGGAGCTGGTAACCAATACTCTAATGTTGGAGCTGGGGGCCATTGTGAAACGCACCGAACGCATCCGTTTAGAGAGGATCACTGAGGGCCTTCGCCGCCGtcgcagctcctcctccacagctgaCTACAGCTGGCTGGCCGACACCCCCACCCCACAGCCCTATGAGCTGACCCCCAGCGacctgctggagctgcaggagctctGTGCCAAGATCCCTCCGGCACAGTGTGGCCCTTTGATCGTCAG gttCAGGAGGATGGTGTCCCAGATGGAGCCTGAGGTTCACGAGGTGGCCCGGCTGTTTCGCTCGGTGCTGCGCGACTGCGTGGACGAGATCAACGGAAACGAATACATTCAGGAGCAGGACATCGTGTTAGAGAAGCAGCAGCGCAGCAGGAGCCTCTCCTTTGTAAATTTCCGCACAAAGTTTCGCACGGGGCACTTCTTCAAAGGCAGCGGCATGAGTGGTTCCAGGgggaacctgcagcagcaggtggactggtatgatgaggaggaggagcaggaggaggaggatggagcagaggaggagatcaTCAGGGCCAGGGCAAGGAAAGGAAGGAGCATGAGCATGCCAGAGATTACCCCTATTGAGCAAAGTGCCCAGgggtga